Below is a genomic region from Armatimonadota bacterium.
GTCCATGCGCCCAAAGCCATGGCCGCGCTTCATGCCCAGCGGCGGCTTCTATACAGCCTGATTTGTGAGACGCTGGTCAATGCCGTTTCGTACCTGGACACCGGCGACGCGGTGCTGGCGCAGGACGCGCTGGACCGGCGACAGGATGCAGACCTGGCGAAAAAGACCGTGGACCAGGGAGCAGCAAGTCCCGAGGGCTGAGTTCGCCACCCGATCTCCGAGCCCTGGTAACATCCGCGGGATGGTGCTCACGCCATGCTGAAACATGACTGGATGCGCAAGCGCGACCGGCGTACCCGACGGTTCGGACAGGACGGCCTGTCGGAGCAGGATGACCGCCTGTTCGACGAAGAGGCGTCCCTGGACGCCGTGCTGGGCCTGGGCGAAGACGACCACGCCGAGGTGGCTCTGGAACAGGAGCCCTGGCCGACGGAGGTTGCTGCGACCTGGGAAACCGATAGTTCCGCGACGGACGCGGCCGGGGAGGATGCCGCCGAAGTCCCCCACGCCAATGTTGCGGCAGATTCGGAAGACGCGATGACGCCTTGGCCCGAAGACGTGCTCGCGGACCAGGACGAGGCACCCGAGCCTGCGTCGGACGATGAAGCGGAGAACGAGGAAATGGAAGCGCCCACCGTGGCGGCTGAGCCGCCTGCGCCAGAGCAGGTGGAGCCCGCACCGCCCCGCGATGATGTGCGAGCGGTGGTGGAGCGCCTTGATGTGCCCGTACAGAGCTTGCGTGACCGCCTGGAGCAGGTGCTCGCGCGCCAGGCACAGCTGCCGCTGGACATTGAGGCGCGCCAGGAAGTCTCCGAAAAAGCCGCCTCCAGTCCCCGTGAGCGCCGGGATGAACTGGTTCAGCGTCTCCTGGACCCCACTCTCAACCTGCATGAGGCCGCGGTATTGCTGGGCGTGTGCCGTACTACGGTGCGCCGGTACACGGACCGCGGCCTGTTGCGCTGTTTCCGCACCCCGGGGAACCAGCGCCGGTTCAATCTCTCCGACATTCTCGACTTCATGGAGCGCCAGCAGCGGGGCGAAATCTGAGCCCCGATACGCCAATGAACGCCCCTTCGATCGACTGTATCCAGGTCGTGCCTTTTCCGACCGGCACCGACGCCCCGGCATATCTTGTGCGCGTTCAGACGGGTGCCGGCGCTTCCGGCGTGGGAGAAGCGTGTGACGCGCCTTTGGACGAGGTCTCCGAAGTCGTGGAGGAACTCGCCGTTCAGGTGCTCGGGCGGCCTTCAGCCAACCGAACCGCGATCTGGCAGGCGATGTGTGGTGCGGCGGGGGACTGGGAAGGCCCGCCGGACGTAATGTCCGCCTGCTTGTCAGCGCTGGATGCCGCTATATGGGATGCCTGGTGCGCATCCGTCGGGCTTCCGTGCGTCGCAGTGATGGGCGGCCGAACCCGCTCAGCGCTGGAGATTTGCCTGGACTGCGGGACCCAGGTCGAGGATGCGAAGGCGGCCCACGCCGAGGGTGTGCGCATTTTCGCGCTTACCGTCGACCCGCGAGATGATGCCGCCGTGGCACGTGTGAGCAAGCTGCGAGGCAGCCTCGGACCCCAGGCTCTCTTGCTTCTGCAGTGTCCGACACCCGCTGCCGATGTGGACGAGGCCGTTGCGTGGGGGCAGATTCTCGATCGTCTCGACCCGTACTGGGTCGAGGGCCTGCTGCCCGACGGCCAGTGGCGCGAAATGGCGCAGATACGGGAGCGGATCGCGTCAGCCACCGCCTGCGGCTCACAGACTATCGGCTACAAACGATTTGTGCGCCCGATCGAGGGCGCGTGTGCGGACATCATCACTCCCCGCCTGGACTCGGTAGGCGGGCCGACTGGCGCACTCTCTCTCTCCGTGATGGTGGGCATGCGTGGCCTGCGCATGAGCGTGTTGCCTGGGTCTACACCAGCGTCGGTTCTCGCGGCGATGCATATCTCTTTCGCGCGGCCAGAAGTCTACCCGCTGCGCATCACCCCATCTGCGCTGGAAGCCTTGCGCCGCGCACTTCCCGGTGCGGTCCGTGATGGGTTCCTGCACCTCGGCGATGAGCCGGGTTGGAGCGGAATCGCAGACCTTGCCGAGGGGATCGAACCTGTCGCCATTTTCGAGGCCTGAGTGAGCCCTATGGACGAGCTGTCAACGCGGGCGACCGAGTGCGAAGCCAGAGTGCGAGAGATCGTCCAGCGCGTCTGCGGCGCGTGTGGGGATAGTTGCTGCCACCAGGGCACCATGGTCGGCAGTCATGATGCCCTGCGGCTGATCAAGGGGATGGCGCTGGAGCCGGGACGGGCCAGCGCTGTGCGCGAAGGGCTGCGCGAGCGTGCCGAGGTACTCACCGCCGACCTGGAGACGCTGAAAGCAGTGGGGAATCTGCTCAAGGCCGCCAATCTCGGCGACGAGCAGCAGCGCGACCACCTTGATTCACTGATCCGGCAGTGGGAGGATTTTATCACCTTCATCTCGGGCCCGTGGGACGCCACCCCCGAGAGCCTCGATGAGATGCTGAAGTTCGCGGGAATCCGCGCCCTTGTCCTGCGCGCCATCGCGGCATTCCCAGGAGGTCACTCGGCCCTGGCGAACTTCGCGAAAGAGGGCTCGAGCTTCAGATTCCGTGGACGGCGCATCGCCCCACCCCGCTGCCTGTTCCACTCGGCCCGCCACGGCTGCACGCTCGGCCGCTGGAAACCCGGAAAGTGCGCCAACTTTTTCTGCACCGGCGACCCGAACATCCTCCAGGAAATCCGATCCGCGCTTTCCTTCGAGCAGTTTGTGCTGGGCAACTCGATGGTCTTGTCCGCCCAGCAGGCGGTTGCTCTGGTGAAGAGCGAGCTCGCCCTCGGACACGAATATGTGGAGCCGAAAGTGTTCATACAGCTTCCCGACGAGCAATTCGACGAGATCCGCGCCGCGCTCGCGGAAAGCTATGGCGGACTGGTGCCCCTGCGTCTACCGGCCGGGCGCTGCATGCTGTCGGTATCCGAATGGGATGAACTGTTCGCCCCGCTGGAAACTGGCGGGGCAGCGGTGGTCCATTGCGGGTCGATGGAGGGCGCGGCACTGTACGAACTGGCCATCGCCCTGGACCTGCGACGGGCCCAGGGGATCGCCCTGCCCTTTGTGCTGGCGGTGGACGAGCTTGCCCCGGAGGGGCCGTT
It encodes:
- a CDS encoding helix-turn-helix domain-containing protein, with the protein product MLKHDWMRKRDRRTRRFGQDGLSEQDDRLFDEEASLDAVLGLGEDDHAEVALEQEPWPTEVAATWETDSSATDAAGEDAAEVPHANVAADSEDAMTPWPEDVLADQDEAPEPASDDEAENEEMEAPTVAAEPPAPEQVEPAPPRDDVRAVVERLDVPVQSLRDRLEQVLARQAQLPLDIEARQEVSEKAASSPRERRDELVQRLLDPTLNLHEAAVLLGVCRTTVRRYTDRGLLRCFRTPGNQRRFNLSDILDFMERQQRGEI